TCATATTTATTGACGATGGGTCGAAAGATAAAACTTACGAATTGGTAAATGCCTCATATGGCAACCACCCCAATGTGAGGGTACTTACCAAGCCCAACGGAGGCAAGGCGTCGGCATTGAATTTTGGCATAGCACATTCCAGGTACGATTTTGCGGTTTGTATTGACGCTGATACGCAACTAAAGAACGACGCTATTCGTCACCTGATGACCTATTTTACCGATGACGAGATAGGTGCTGTAGCAGGTACCGTTAAAGTAGGCAACGAAACAAATATCATTACCATCTGGCAGTCCATCGAATACATCACCGCCCAAAATATGGACAGGCGCGCATTCGATGTGATCAACAGTATTACCGTGGTGCCAGGCGCCATCGGCGCTTTCCGCAAGGCTGCGGTTTTTAAAGCAGGCGCTTTCACCTCCGATACCTTAGCCGAAGACTGCGACCTTACCATGCGCATATTGAAACAGGGTTATATCATAAAGAATTGTGCAGAAGCTATTGCTTATACGGAGGCTCCAGAAACCCTGAATGCTTTACTTAAACAGCGATTCCGCTGGAGCTTTGGCGTTATGCAAAGTTTTTGGAAAAACCGCGATGCGCTCTTCAACAAAAAATACAGCTTTTTCGGGATGGTGGGCATGCCCAATATCCTGATCTTCCAGATCATATTGCCATTATTTTCACCTTTGGCCGACCTGATGATGATCATAGGTTTATTTGGCGACAAACCCTGGAAAATATTGACCTATTATATTGCTTTCGTACTCATCGATTTCATAGTGTCCATAATTGCATTTAAGATGGAAAAGGAGAAGTACAGCAAACTGATCTACATCATCCCGCAGCGTTTTATCTGGCGCCAGCTAATGTATTACATCCTGTTCAAATCGATACGGAAAGCGCTAAAAGGCGAATTAAGCAGTTGGGGTGTGTTGAAACGTACAGGCAATGTAAAGGTGAAAGAAAAGGCGCTGAGTTAGGTTCAGGCCTTCTCGATCAGGCAAACAGCATAAGCGACTACACCTTCCTGCCTGCCGATAAACCCCAGTTTTTCGTTAGTCGTAGCTTTGATGGAGATATCGTCGCTGTCGATGCCCGCAGATTTGGCAATATTTGCCTGCATTGCAGCAATATGTGGATTGATCTTCGGTTCTTCCAAACAAACCATAGCGTCGATATTGCCCAGGGACCAACCTTTTTCGGATAATAACGCTATCACATGTTCTAAAAGAACAAGACTACTTATGCCCTTCCACCGGTCATCCTTATTCGAAAAATGAAAGCCTATATCACGCAGGTTGGCCGCGCCTAACAATGCATCACAAATAGCATGCAGTAATACATCCGCATCAGAATGGCCGAAGGCGCCGGAATGATGTTCAAGATTTACACCGCCCAAAACAAAAGGATGCCCTGTTTTTAACTGATGTACGTCAAAACCAAAACCTACCCTTATTTTACTCATTATTTTTTTGTGGACCCAAAGTTAGCCATTAAAGTGAATCGCAGTGTATTGGCTAACGGACTATTTTGCTGGCTGGCGGCAATGTAGGCGAAATCGAAGGCAAAAATATCATATTTAAACCCTGTGCCGATTGTAAAATAATGAAGGCCGCCTTTGTTGGGGTTTTCATAAAAATAACCTGCCCGCAACGCAAATTGCTTGTTGTACCAATACTCAACGCCCGGCGAAATGGTGAACTCCTGCAGCTCTTCGCTAAAACCTCCCGGGGCATCAGTAAATGACCCGAAAATACCTGCTGGAACAGAAACATTATCGTCTTTGCCCTTGATGATATTACCGTCAGCATCGCGAATAGGCGGTGTAGGTACCAGTAGCTTGTTAAAATCGAGTGCGAAAGTGAATTGGTTATACTCGTCCAGGTTTATAGTATTGGCAATGCCGAATTTCCAGTTAGTAGGGAGGAAATATTTGGTGCCATTATCAGTATAGCTGATCTTCGAACCAATGTTGGAGATATTGGTGCCGAAAGAGAACGTGGCATTGTTGCCAAACTCCTGTATTTGTTTGGTGTAAAATAAAGAAACGTCGGCGGCTATCGCATTACCCGCCTTAACTTGCTGTCCCGATAAGAACGAACCATTAGCAAGACTTGAATGGATATAACGCAGAGTAAGGCCCAATGAGAATTCGTTGCCAAATTTACGGGCGAACGAGCCATCTATTGAAAATTCATTTGGCGTATAAGTACCCAACGATTGCTGGCTGGCGTCCGTCAACTCGATCGATCCCAGGTTAAAGTAGCGCATCGAGGCGCCAAAAGTATTCCTGTCGTCCAATTTGTGAGCGTAAGCGATATAAGAAAGACTTACATCGGGCACAAGGTTGCGCAACCATGGGCTGTATGATGCTGAAAGGTCATCCCCGCCATCTAAAAACGCCAGTTTAGACGGGTTCCAGAAATTTGCATTTACATCTGGCGACAGCGCTACGCCAGCCTCGCCCATCGCGCCCGAACGCGAATCAGGTGTTATTAAAAGGAACGGAACTGCAGTAGGTATCTGCGACGAATTACTACCATTTGTATTAGTGCCTCCCTGGCCAACAGACTGAGCATAAGCTGCAACTGGCAGCGATAATCCGATAGATAAAACAAGGCTCCAGGCTCTTGAGTTGAAAAACTTCATTGTTGCAATTTAGCGTTAAAATTCAAAATATTTGCTTTTCATAGATAACACATTTTCATGTGGCTTAATATAAAGAAAGTCAAATATTTATAGACGTGAGTTAATAAAAGTAATATTTGTGTAACTCAATGGCGGGTTTTACGTTTAAAGCCAAATAAAGGTTTATCCTTTTTCTGAATTTAATACACAAACTGGGTTTAATTATTAATTCATTTTTTTTAGCTTTACACATCAAATTACGAGTAAAAATATGAGAATGCTTTTTACGAGAACTGTTTTACTGCTTACCGGGGTTGGATTTATCCTAACCAGTTGCAGTAAGCGTGAGGTTTCACAAAAAACGGGCATAGCTTACAATGATAAGAACAACGGAGGCTATGAGCGTTTCAGGCAGTCACATCCTGCCCCCGGGCCGGGCCTTATCCCTATTGAGGGCGGCACCTTTGTGATGGGCGGTAGCGCTGACCAGGATGTGACCTATGACTACAATAATGTTCGCCGCCGGGTAACCGTACCTTCATTCTATATGGATGAAACCGAGGTATCAAATCAGGATTGGCTCGACTATATGCACTGGATAGGTATTACCTTCCCAGATGATCACAAACTTTACTATGATGCCATACCCGATACTTTGGTTTGGCGCAGGCCTTTATCTTACAACGATCCGTATGTAGAAAACTATTTACGTCACCCGGCATTCCAGGATTATCCTGTTGTTGGTGTAAGCTGGGACCAGGTTCAGGAATATTGCACCTGGCGTACCGACCGGATGAATGAAAATATATTACGCGAAAAAGGTATAATGTTAAGCTGGAAAGATGCTGCAGGCGGCGGCAAAGGAAAGGCTACTGCTGCTGCGGGCAAACCGGCAAATAAGGACCCATTCAATACTGATATTTACCTGAACGGACAGTATAAGGGCGCAGGCATTGATGGCAAAAAAATGATCGTCGACATTAGCCCAACGGCCAAAGCTGCAACAGGTGCCAATGGCAAAGCAGGTGGTAAAATTCTGAGACCGGCTCGCATAGAGGATGGTATTTTGAAACAAAGATACCGCCTTCCGTCAGAAGCTGAATGGGAATACGCAGCTTTATCCCTTATTGGCAATACAGAGTTCGAAAACATCGATAATAATAAAGTTTATCCATGGAATGGCCTTGGTGTACGTTCAGCCAAACAAAAAACCCGCGGCCTGATAATGGCAAACTTTAAACGCGGCGAGGGTGATAATACCGGTGTTGGTGGTTACCTGAATGATAAAGCGGACATCACCGCGCCTGTTAGATCGTATCAGCCAAATGATTTTGGTTTGTACAACATGGCGGGTAACGTAAACGAATGGGTTCAGGACACTTACCGTCAAACTTCATTCGAAGAATTTGAGGACTTCAATCCGTTCCGCGGGAACGAGTACAAGGACAAGCGTATGGCTGACCCTAACAAGGGCCTGTTTGCAAAAGATAAATATGGCAAACCTATCCTGGATCCATCCAAATCAAATAAGAAAGCTACTTATGAAGAGTTGCTGGCACGCCAGCAGGCAGCGGCCAATGGCGGTAACGCCACGGGTGCAGCAAATAC
Above is a window of Mucilaginibacter ginsenosidivorans DNA encoding:
- the ispF gene encoding 2-C-methyl-D-erythritol 2,4-cyclodiphosphate synthase — encoded protein: MSKIRVGFGFDVHQLKTGHPFVLGGVNLEHHSGAFGHSDADVLLHAICDALLGAANLRDIGFHFSNKDDRWKGISSLVLLEHVIALLSEKGWSLGNIDAMVCLEEPKINPHIAAMQANIAKSAGIDSDDISIKATTNEKLGFIGRQEGVVAYAVCLIEKA
- the porV gene encoding type IX secretion system outer membrane channel protein PorV — encoded protein: MKFFNSRAWSLVLSIGLSLPVAAYAQSVGQGGTNTNGSNSSQIPTAVPFLLITPDSRSGAMGEAGVALSPDVNANFWNPSKLAFLDGGDDLSASYSPWLRNLVPDVSLSYIAYAHKLDDRNTFGASMRYFNLGSIELTDASQQSLGTYTPNEFSIDGSFARKFGNEFSLGLTLRYIHSSLANGSFLSGQQVKAGNAIAADVSLFYTKQIQEFGNNATFSFGTNISNIGSKISYTDNGTKYFLPTNWKFGIANTINLDEYNQFTFALDFNKLLVPTPPIRDADGNIIKGKDDNVSVPAGIFGSFTDAPGGFSEELQEFTISPGVEYWYNKQFALRAGYFYENPNKGGLHYFTIGTGFKYDIFAFDFAYIAASQQNSPLANTLRFTLMANFGSTKK
- a CDS encoding SUMF1/EgtB/PvdO family nonheme iron enzyme, which codes for MRMLFTRTVLLLTGVGFILTSCSKREVSQKTGIAYNDKNNGGYERFRQSHPAPGPGLIPIEGGTFVMGGSADQDVTYDYNNVRRRVTVPSFYMDETEVSNQDWLDYMHWIGITFPDDHKLYYDAIPDTLVWRRPLSYNDPYVENYLRHPAFQDYPVVGVSWDQVQEYCTWRTDRMNENILREKGIMLSWKDAAGGGKGKATAAAGKPANKDPFNTDIYLNGQYKGAGIDGKKMIVDISPTAKAATGANGKAGGKILRPARIEDGILKQRYRLPSEAEWEYAALSLIGNTEFENIDNNKVYPWNGLGVRSAKQKTRGLIMANFKRGEGDNTGVGGYLNDKADITAPVRSYQPNDFGLYNMAGNVNEWVQDTYRQTSFEEFEDFNPFRGNEYKDKRMADPNKGLFAKDKYGKPILDPSKSNKKATYEELLARQQAAANGGNATGAANTNPANPNPVAGNPLAGKPYNPDFRGAADSVNMTLYGTTTLVNDKSKVYKGGSWNDMAYWLNPATRRFMDEDESSAEVGFRCAMTMVGAPEINPSGKPHYSIKKPKTYKAK